The Lachnospiraceae bacterium KM106-2 nucleotide sequence ACCGGCTGACCAACATTCATCCCGGATATCACTCCGCCTAACAGCTTTATTACCTCTTTTCTAGCCTCATTGGTTGCTGCTTCAATGACCTCTTCCTTAATGTCATCAATATCTTCTGACCGGATATATTCAGCCCTCTCTTTTTCCTTCTTCTTGATAACAAAGGTTTCTTTTCCATAATTATCAATGTAGAACTGAATCGCATCTATAATGAACTGGTTCTTAGATTTGAAAATCTTCGGATCAAGGTTCTGAATCACATCATTGATTTTCACATGCTGAGGATTGCTCATGTTGAGGCGGACAGAAGTTTTTACTTCATATTCAAGTCTTCTTCCCATCATCTGCCTCCTTATGATAATCGCTTAGTGCTTTTAAGCCCCATCGTGGCAAGCTGCTCATATCCTCTTGCATTTGCCTTTACATCAAGGTTATAGGAAATGTTCTTGGCATCATGGCTACCAAAATTCTTCATCACAACTGCCCCGCCACCGACAAATACAATCGGTGTAGTCTTTAAGTTATACCCAAACTCACGAATTGAGTTATATACCTTATCAACAAAATCCTCTATCTCTGCCTTGATAATGGCAAAGTATTCATCATCAATATCTGACCTGCCATATCGCATGATATTCTGTATCTCTGACTCGTCTACCTCTCCGTTAAGTTGTCTTACACACTGTTCATTGATAGAACGCATACAGGTAATAAGACCTTTTGGTATCGTCACACACTTTGATTCATCCGGTGACTTGTTGATTACCGGCATAATGTCGATTGTCCAGCTACCGATATCTACTATCAGCGTTTTCTTTGCCATTGTAGGAATCTTGTCCACTACTGCTGCATAACACTGAGGGAATACTGCCACATCATCAATTTCAATATAATACGGCTCATTCTCATATTTGAAGCTTACACGCTTATTCTTTGTCAGGTACTTGATAAAATCATTCTTCTCTGCTCCAAACCTTGTAAGTGGTAGTCCTACGGCAAGGAATACCTTTGCCTCTGCAAGACCCCTTCTTTTAAGTTCCTTAGCAACTGCTGCAAGAGTGAGAAGATAAAAGCTGTCATCTTCGACCTTTGTATCCTTTACTTCCTGCCTCACAGTTCCAACCTTATAGAACTTTCCTTCATACTCAAGTACATCGCCAAAAAGTGCCGGAGTTGTTGTAATCTCCTTAACTCCTGTGACAAATACCTGAGAGATTGTTTTCATCATTGACCAACCATGATCAATGCCGATTACTTCTAACTTGTTATTCATATGTTTTGCACATCCTTTCTTCTTAAACAGCCACTTGAACATCTTAACCACCTACTTTCCTATCAGCTTTCGCATACAAGGAAAACAATAACCATTCCCATGATAATATGGACATCCGACACATTCCGTCGGAAATTTCTGTTCTTTTTTCTTAGATGGTTTACAACATGTTCCATTGGCACATCTGTTGTTATGTCCCCAGAAGAATCTACAATGCATACAATCTTTTAATTCTCTTTCAAGCTTTTCTTCTGGAGATACAAACCTGCGTTTCTTATGCTTATCTCTTTTTTCAACTGTTCCCACCAGAGCTCTCCTCCCTTCCAAGGAGTGATTGCTCTCTTATTTTTTCCAATATCCTGTCCGACTCACCTGCTGTCCTTGCTAATGAATACAATACGATAAGAACAATAATTATAAATGCTATGCTAAATCCCATCATCACTTTATCCTCCTTCAAATTAGTTGCCATATAGACAAAATTTGAATTTGGAAGTGATATAGTCTACATGGCTATGCTTAATGCTAAGCATGTAGGTACACGCCAGTCTTCTAGACTCCTATATTGCCCCGTGTACAAAGAGGTGTTCTCACCTCCGGGAGTTACAGACGAGCCACAAAATGTGTTTCACGACGCCCTTCTGAATTATCAGAAGCACTATCTCCTCTTTTAGCCTTTTGAGAATAAGGACGAACTTCTCGCCCTCTGTGGTTGATTATCCTTACGCAACATGCCGAATCCTTTTTCCAGATTTCCATCCAACTTCTCACCCTTCATCTTTCGATCCATCAGGCTACTAATATGATAGCTGTGACTTTCATCTTCCAGGTACATGCCCCGTAAATTTACTACCTACAGATACTCTGCAGTGCAAACTACTTTGCAAATCTGTAACTGATTATTAAATTGTTCATCCCAAGTTTTTCTTGGAATGTCCATATATTACATTAGTTTCTATAATGCCGAAAGTGACAATCACGGGTCTTTTTTATCAAAACAGGTACTATTGTGGTCTTTTTTATCTTCGCTTGACAATTTATTCCAAATATGTTTGGGCAATGGTCTTGTTGGTTCCTTAAATTTCTCCAAATACATTTCAAAAATATCTGTATTAATCAATGCTGAATTTCCAACCTTATATACTGCCCCTGCTTCTGAAGCCAAAACCATAATCCTTGATTTACTTATGCCATAAATAATGGCTCCCTCAGTAGCATTTACATATTTTTTCATAATGTCTTTTGTATCTGAATAGAACTTATATGAGTTACTCATTCAATTCACCTTCTTCCTGTCCGTATAACGGCTCTTTCAAAGGTCTTACAGGTTGTCTGAATTGCTCCATGTAATTATCAAATATTTCTAAATTAACCAGTACAGTCCCTCCTGTCCCCTCATTTATTTTATATGTAGCACCTGCTGCTCTAGCCAGCTCGATAAACCTATGCCTTCCAATACTGTATATAATTGAAGCTTCTCCAATTCTCGCAAACTTTTTGATTATCTGCTTATTTGTTCCCGGCACCTTATATATGTGTTTCATAAACTCATCAAACCTTTCCTTTTTTACCAAATGAATACGGGTAAGCTTGTATAAAGAACTTGCAGCCTTAGCTATATATTCAGTTTCCTCAACACTAAATCCATATTCATGAGCCACCTCTTCGACCCTTATGTATCTTTTTATTACCTCCCCACCATGAAGATAAGCCCTAACATCCGGCTGTAATTGTGTTACCATCCTTTTCACCTACTTATAAAATTCATCATCAACTATATGGAATGTCTCAATGTACTCATCAAATATTTTTAAATTCACAAGTACTAACTGTCCTAACTTATAGATTGCTTTGGCATCCTTAGCCATTTGCATAAACTTTGATACGCTCATATGATACATTTCTGCTCCTTCGCTATATCTTACAAACTTTGTATTACCATTCTTCTTAAATTCCTGATATGCCCTTGTGTGTTCCATGCTATTCTCCTTTCGGTATTTCAATTGTTCCTATAACGCAAAAAGAGGACATCTTCTAAATTTCTTTAGAAAATGTCCTCTAAGTAATACAATCTTTAATTTTTCAGACTAAGCAATCTGTACTAACCTGTACTAATCTTTTTTTGACTATGCCAAAAATTGGTCAAATCTTGGTCAAAACCCCTTGACCAACTATATATTTTAGTACATCCAAGTGCTGAAACCCTTGGTTTTACTGGGTTCTTACTTTTCTAACGACTTCATCGTCGGGAATAATAATACGTCACGGATTGCAGCTGAATCAGTAAGTAACATGATCATACGATCGATACCGATACCAATACCGCCTGTTGGTGGCATACCATATTCTAAGGCATTGATGAAGTCATCATCACAATGTTGAGCTTCGTCATTACCATTTGCAAATTGTTCTTCCTGAGCTAAGAAACGTTCTTTTTGATCGATTGGATCATTTAATTCAGAGTAAGCATTCGCCATTTCTCTACCATAAATGAATAACTCAAAACGTTCTGTGTATGAAGGATTTTCTGGTTTTTTCTTTGTTAATGGAGAAATCTCGATTGGATGATCCATTACAAATGTTGGTTGAAGTAATTTTTCTTCACAGAATTCTTCGAAGAATAAGCTTAAGATTTCACCTTTAGAATGTCTTTCTTCGAATTCTACGTGATGTTCTTTTGCAAGAGCTTTTGCTTCTTCATCTGTTGTGATCGCATCAAAATCAACGCCAGCATATTTCTTAACAGCGTCAACCATAGTGATACGTTCGAAAGGTTTACTAAAGTCAATTTCAACGTCAGCATAGCTGATCTTAGTTGTACCTAAAACTTTAGTTGTAACATGTTTATATAATTCTTCAACAAGATCCATCATACCGTTGTAATCAGTGTATGCTTGGTATAATTCTAATAATGTGAATTCAGGATTGTGACGAACACTTAATCCTTCGTTACGGAATACACGACCAATTTCGTATACTCTTTCTAATCCACCAACGATCAATCTCTTTAAGTATAACTCAAGAGAAATACGTAATTTAAGGTCTTGATCTAATGCATTGTGATGAGTTAAGAATGGACGAGCTTCTGCTCCACCAGCATTGTTTACTAATACAGGTGTTTCAACTTCGATGAAATCTTGTCCATCTAAATAGTTACGGATCTCACGGATAATTGCAGATCTCTTAATGAAAGTATCTTTAACTTCTGGATTTACAATTAAATCAACATAACGTTGTCTGTAACGCATGTCTGTATCTTTTAAACCATGATATTTTTCTGGTAAGATTTGAAGGCTCTTAGATAATAAGTCAACCTTAGAAGCATGGATTGAAGGTTCTCCTGTCTTTGTAGTAAATACTTCACCAGTAATTGCTACAAGATCACCGATATCCATCTTTTTAAAATCTTTATATTCTTCTTCACCAATACAATCTCTTGCAACATAACTTTGCATATTACCATCGCGATCGGCAACGTTACAGAAACTTGCTTTACCCATTACACGTTTGGACATCATACGTCCTGCAATTGTTACTGTCTTACCTTCGTAATCAGCATAATTCTCTTTAATATCTGTTGTATGACATGTTACATCATACTTTGTAATCTTGAATGGGTCTTTTCCGCTAGCTTGTAATTCTGCTAATTTTTCGCGTCTTACCTTTAGTAATTGATTAAGATCCTGTTCTTGGTTATTATGGTTCTTATTTTCAGCCACTTCAAATCTCTCCTTTATTTTTATGTAATCTAACTAGTTATCGTAGTTAGATCGCTGTATTTCAATGATTTCGTATTCGATTACGCCTGAATGTGTTTCTACTGCTACTTTTTCTCCGATTTTACGACCGATTAATGCTTGGCCAACTGGAGATTCATTACTGATTTTACCTTTTAAGCTATTTGCTTCTGTAGAACCAACAATTTTATATTCTAAGATATCATCAAATTCTAAGTCTTTAATTACAACTTTACATCCGATGTTAATCGTATTAATATCTACTTCGTCTTCGTCAACAACTTCAACGTTTTTGAGGATGCTTTCAATTTCTTCAATACGCGCTTCGATATCTCTTTGCTCATCTTTTGCTGCATCGTATTCTGCATTTTCAGATAAGTCACCTTGTTCTCTTGCTTCTTTAATCTTAGTAGCTACTTCTTTACGTCTGTTAACCTTTAAGTCTTGTAGCTCATGCTCTAATTTTTTTAATCCTTCATAGGTTATAATCTTCTTATCTGCCATTTAAACCCTACCTCCAACTTATTTCATCTAATTATGTTGTTCACGAACTCAGCTATATTACTGAATTATATGACATAATATATCTGTATATACATTCTTTGTATTATACCGTAAGAGCCTGCTATTGTCAATAACTGTGCTTTGTTATAGAATGCCAAGATTGAAAAAATATTATGCATTCATTAATTTTTGAATAAAATCACAGATTCTATTTGTTGCATTTCCGTCGACTGCATCCATAAAGTATTCTCGGAACTGTTTTATCTTTTCTAGATTCTTCTCATCATTTACCAACGCCAGCTTAAGCTCGTCCATGTTCTTAGTGATCTCGCCTGGTGCAAAATGTTCAAAATCATAGTAAATATCTCGATCCTTCATATATTCCTCTAGATCAAACACATAAAAGACCGTTCGAATCTCTAATAAAGCTGCTTCAAATACTACGGAGGAGTAGTCAGTAATTAAAGTATCCGTAATCAAAAGTAAATCATTGATATCTTCATTTGAAAGTTCCATTACCTGATCATTATATTGATCATCATATACAAACTTATCTTTGACAAATGGATGATTTTTAATCACAAAAATATAATCTTTTGAAACGGCTTTGCAAAGTTCATTTAGATCTAATTGTTCTACTGGATAGTACGCAGTTCGATTGCCATCCCCTCGGAATGTTGGCGCAATCAGAACGACCTTCTTATTCTTTAATGCTGGATAACGAGAGTAAAGTCCTTCTACCGTATCCTTCTTAAATGATTCATCTAATAGATGATCCGTACGCGGTACCCCTAATGGAAGTACATGATTCTCAGGAATTGCGAATCCTTCACTATAAATAGAACGGATTCCTGTCCCGCTAACAAAAGCGTAGTCATAAGAACGGTGGTTATAAGAGGACTGTCTTGGACCGCCTTTCTTTCCTAACCTTGAGAAACCAAACGTCTTAAACGCACCACAAGCATGCCAAAGCTGAATTAATTCAGTCTCTTTACGTAGTTTTAACCAATGGATCTGAGGATAAAAATCATCCAAAATTACTAGTTTACTTGTTGCAACTAA carries:
- a CDS encoding Lysyl-tRNA synthetase class II, which produces MAENKNHNNQEQDLNQLLKVRREKLAELQASGKDPFKITKYDVTCHTTDIKENYADYEGKTVTIAGRMMSKRVMGKASFCNVADRDGNMQSYVARDCIGEEEYKDFKKMDIGDLVAITGEVFTTKTGEPSIHASKVDLLSKSLQILPEKYHGLKDTDMRYRQRYVDLIVNPEVKDTFIKRSAIIREIRNYLDGQDFIEVETPVLVNNAGGAEARPFLTHHNALDQDLKLRISLELYLKRLIVGGLERVYEIGRVFRNEGLSVRHNPEFTLLELYQAYTDYNGMMDLVEELYKHVTTKVLGTTKISYADVEIDFSKPFERITMVDAVKKYAGVDFDAITTDEEAKALAKEHHVEFEERHSKGEILSLFFEEFCEEKLLQPTFVMDHPIEISPLTKKKPENPSYTERFELFIYGREMANAYSELNDPIDQKERFLAQEEQFANGNDEAQHCDDDFINALEYGMPPTGGIGIGIDRMIMLLTDSAAIRDVLLFPTMKSLEK
- a CDS encoding transcription elongation factor GreA yields the protein MADKKIITYEGLKKLEHELQDLKVNRRKEVATKIKEAREQGDLSENAEYDAAKDEQRDIEARIEEIESILKNVEVVDEDEVDINTINIGCKVVIKDLEFDDILEYKIVGSTEANSLKGKISNESPVGQALIGRKIGEKVAVETHSGVIEYEIIEIQRSNYDN
- a CDS encoding putative polyribitolphosphotransferase yields the protein MESEIQLLQYKEGQGKLIIRLKGLITGVDSYDKIRVLLRFISGDSDRRIPLPVEYQYDSNQQEITFDGEMTIDLPNVFYHPKRIQHVELEPVIQLGMEEITDLTIKNQTNTELMMNQRKIVMQPSEFENHSFRNMGLPYRIYQVFAIPVSILLLPLWFLDGLRCVLGFGTVLPAESTSRGIKAIVKHGNARVKMISGFTFSPRENKTKLFCYYYKMACRHVVDEKQILFLSERAETAHGNAECVKAELEKNSDFSIVTYRNTKTVDQLELSELKKIAELVATSKLVILDDFYPQIHWLKLRKETELIQLWHACGAFKTFGFSRLGKKGGPRQSSYNHRSYDYAFVSGTGIRSIYSEGFAIPENHVLPLGVPRTDHLLDESFKKDTVEGLYSRYPALKNKKVVLIAPTFRGDGNRTAYYPVEQLDLNELCKAVSKDYIFVIKNHPFVKDKFVYDDQYNDQVMELSNEDINDLLLITDTLITDYSSVVFEAALLEIRTVFYVFDLEEYMKDRDIYYDFEHFAPGEITKNMDELKLALVNDEKNLEKIKQFREYFMDAVDGNATNRICDFIQKLMNA